A single Oncorhynchus kisutch isolate 150728-3 linkage group LG19, Okis_V2, whole genome shotgun sequence DNA region contains:
- the LOC109879097 gene encoding leucine-rich repeat neuronal protein 3-like, whose amino-acid sequence MKDVSFVDRFFVGLAMTAFVLASEERVDCPQLCVCEIRPWFSPSSVYMEAPIVDCNDLGLFTLPGRLPTDTQVLLLQTNNIAKIEKPLDYLANITEIDLSQNNLSSMSDIHLGRLPQLLSLHMEENWIRQLPDSCLAELANLQELYMNHNLISSISPTAFQGLHNLLRLHLNSNKLQTMSSEWFDTMPNLEILMIGENPITSVQDMNFKPLRNLRSLVLTRMNLSQLPDGALSGLDNLESISFYDNTFPEVPHAALRNLKNLKFLDLNKNPIGRIQRGDFADMLHLKELGINSMPELVSIDSFALNNLPELTKIEATNNPKLSYIHPNAFYKLPRLETLMLNGNALSALHRITVESLPNLREVSMHSNPIRCDCVVRWMNMNKTNIRFMEPDSLFCVEPPEYEGQHVRQVHFREMTEICLPLISPESMPGHVSVDNGSSVSLHCRAFAEPEPDIYWITPSGTRVLPNTVSDKYYMHPEGTFDIYDVTENEAGLYTCVAHNLVGADLKSVSVEVDGYFPRPANGSLDVNIKSVQSNSVLVAWKAAHGGLAPNIKWYTASDPNRPTMAFTARVPSDVKVYNLTHLTPATQYKVCVDIRGILYKHDTKCVNVTTKGLELAAKDTEKWHTAVIAVFGVLLAVISVACLLIYASLRNHHLCGDLRKCRSKVSLTPVAGLHSPFTRLWVSGKGLPTAVEVKPTVINVSDNAF is encoded by the coding sequence ATGAAGGACGTGTCATTTGTGGATCGTTTCTTCGTGGGCCTTGCCATGACTGCCTTTGTTCTGGCCTCTGAGGAGAGAGTCGATTGCCCTCAGCTATGTGTGTGTGAAATCAGACCCTGGTTCTCTCCCAGCTCCGTCTACATGGAGGCCCCAATTGTTGACTGTAATGACTTGGGACTTTTCACTCTGCCTGGGAGATTACCAACGGACACACAAGTGCTATTGCTGCAGACCAACAACATTGCAAAGATTGAGAAACCTTTGGATTACCTGGCCAACATCACAGAGATTGACTTGTCGCAAAACAACTTATCTTCAATGAGTGACATCCACCTCGGGCGGCTGCCTCAGCTGCTGTCCTTACACATGGAGGAGAACTGGATACGCCAGCTGCCAGATAGCTGTCTGGCAGAGCTGGCCAACCTTCAGGAGCTTTACATGAACCACAACCtgatctcctccatctcccccacaGCGTTCCAGGGCCTCCACAATCTCCTCCGGCTCCACCTCAACTCCAACAAGCTGCAGACGATGAGTAGTGAGTGGTTCGACACCATGCCCAATCTGGAAATACTCATGATTGGGGAGAATCCGATCACCTCCGTTCAAGACATGAACTTCAAGCCACTTCGTAATCTCCGAAGTCTAGTTCTGACCAGGATGAACCTATCGCAGTTACCCGACGGCGCTCTATCTGGCCTCGACAACTTGGAGAGCATCTCGTTCTACGACAACACCTTTCCCGAAGTTCCCCACGCAGCTCTGCGGAACTTAAAGAACCTCAAGTTTCTGGATCTTAACAAGAATCCCATCGGGAGGATACAGAGGGGAGATTTTGCAGACATGCTCCACCTCAAAGAGCTGGGAATTAACAGCATGCCGGAACTGGTCTCTATCGACAGCTTCGCCCTAAACAACCTCCCCGAACTGACTAAGATCGAGGCCACCAACAATCCCAAGCTCTCCTACATCCACCCCAATGCTTTCTACAAACTGCCCAGGCTGGAGACGTTGATGCTGAATGGGAACGCGCTTAGCGCCCTACACAGGATTACCGTGGAGTCCCTCCCCAACCTGCGGGAGGTGAGCATGCACAGCAACCCCATCCGCTGCGACTGTGTGGTCCGCTGGATGAACATGAACAAGACCAACATACGCTTCATGGAACCGGATTCTCTCTTCTGTGTGGAGCCTCCCGAGTACGAGGGCCAGCATGTCCGGCAGGTCCACTTCAGGGAGATGACAGAGATCTGTCTGCCTCTCATCTCCCCTGAGAGCATGCCCGGGCACGTCAGTGTCGACAACGGGAGTTCTGTGTCGCTCCACTGCCGGGCCTTTGCCGAACCCGAACCGGACATCTACTGGATCACGCCTTCTGGTACCAGGGTCCTGCCCAATACCGTTTCAGATAAGTACTACATGCACCCAGAAGGAACATTTGACATCTACGATGTAACAGAGAACGAGGCTGGACTGTACACCTGTGTTGCCCACAATCTAGTCGGCGCAGACCTGAAGTCAGTCTCTGTGGAGGTGGATGGATACTTCCCCCGACCGGCCAACGGCTCTTTGGATGTCAACATCAAATCAGTGCAGTCCAACTCGGTCCTGGTGGCCTGGAAAGCCGCCCATGGTGGTCTGGCTCCTAACATAAAGTGGTACACGGCTTCCGACCCCAACCGCCCGACCATGGCATTCACTGCACGCGTACCGTCTGATGTGAAAGTGTACAATCTCACACATCTGACTCCCGCCACCCAGTACAAGGTGTGCGTGGACATCCGCGGCATCCTCTACAAACACGACACCAAATGTGTCAATGTCACCACAAAGGGATTAGAGTTGGCGGCCAAGGACACTGAAAAGTGGCACACGGCAGTAATCGCTGTCTTTGGTGTGCTTCTCGCCGTGATTTCAGTGGCCTGTCTGCTTATTTATGCGTCTCTGAGGAACCACCACCTTTGTGGGGATTTAAGGAAATGCCGCTCCAAAGTGTCCCTGACGCCGGTGGCTGGCCTGCACTCTCCTTTTACGAGGCTGTGGGTCTCAGGGAAAGGACTGCCAACTGCAGTGGAAGTGAAACCCACAGTCATAAATGTATCTGACAATGCCTTTTAA